The Ciconia boyciana chromosome 7, ASM3463844v1, whole genome shotgun sequence region AATAGGCACATAAATAAAGGTTGAAAAGTCACCACCGAAAGCTTTGAACCTTTTTTCCATCGCTTTTATGTCCCATCCGCACGTCTCAGCACcgtcttcttttcctttttttttttccgtttgAGTTGTTACgttttcattaatttacagCCACAGCGCGTTCGGCAGCCCGAGAAGGGCTCGGTGCGGGGCGCGGAGCTGGGGGGGCCGCTCGGTGCCGGAGGAGGCTCTGTgcaaggacagggacaggggacagggcaCCCCAGATCCCCCTAACCACCTGAGGCGACCCCGGGGACCGCTCCggagccccgctgcccgggtcgaggggaaaggagggggcTTTGCCGCTGCCCCTGGTAAGGAGGAGCTTTCTTCCGAGGGTATGCCCGCGGGGATCGCCTTCGCCAGGACCACGGAGGAAGGGGAAATCTGGAGGGTGAAGGCAAAGCACTTCCGTGGGTGGGTAGATCCGAGGTAGCTCCCGCCACCGGGGCCCCGAGGGAGCCGTGAGAGGGAGCAAACACCCAGGAGAGCCCCCTCCGCTGCCCGGCAGCTCTGGCCTTCGGGGGCACCTGCCCGCGGCCCAGGGACCGGCTGTGCCCCGGGCTGGGAGGTGGTCCCCGGGAAGGGCGAAATTCAGTTCCACGCAGGCCGGCGAGGCTGCCCGTGGGACAAGGCTGAAACACTTAACCCTACAAATGGCTTCCTTTGCGGCACCGGCCGCCCTCTCTCTCCTGTAAAATGGCAATAAATACAACATGTATTTCACTAACTCCTCACCTTTCTGATTACTACCAGATCCTCCAGTAAGCGATACTACAGCTGCCACTCCGTACTAACACACGCCTGCTGCGACGAGGACAGAGATGCCtctgcagccccggggctgcggggcagagggagaggcgGCGCGGTccccccaggctcccccagcccccgccggcccccagcccggcAGAGCCCCGGGGCTCCTTCCAGCGGGCCACGGCGGCAGGGACGGGCTGGTCCTCTCCTGCAAAGAGGCGGGAGGAAAAGCCGTGCGCTGCTCATTTATTTACGATTTTAAAGATTGCAATGGAATTTCGGGTTCGTCTCGGAGAGGGGAGGCGATACCGCGCCCTGCTCCGAGGGCAGGGCCGGCCGGCCGGctcccccgcgcccgcccgcgaGTCTCCCCCACGGGAGGAGAAATTCGcatctcccttccccacctccccggTAGTTAACAGCCACATTTCAAAACGAAGGGTCTAATCCTCGTTAATTACTTGTAAAAACACCAGTGACGATTAATTCCAGCGGTATCACAACAGATGTCCACCGGGAGTTTTACTGCAGTAATGAGACCGTGACCGTTCTACGGACCCAAGGCTCGGACTGATCAAATACATTTGCCTTCGGAACAAGGGATTTTCACAGCAGCGGGGGGTAACGAGGAACATGCGTGGTCCTGCGTGACCCACTCTCGGTCTGCCAACAGGTATGGGGGCAGCGGCAAGCACCTAGCCCTCGATCCCCAAGCGTCACCCGGGAcgttccttcctccctccctccccgccctccATCCAACACGACGGAGCCAGGAATTAACGATATTAAGGGGAAAGCGGCCCTACTAGCACAGCCATTGAGGTCATTATTCTGTATTTCGCCCGCAGCTATATGATTTAGCCACTCATTCTTTTAAAGATGAACTGGATTAAAATCTGGGAAGAGAGAAACCGAAAGAGAAAgaatgggaggaggaaaagacagaaaagagagaaagaaagagagaaataatgaggggggggggggaaggaagaaagaaggaaagaacgagcaagaaggaaagaaagagcaagaaggaaagagcaagaaggaaagagcaagaaggaaagaaagagccagaaggaaaaaagaaagaaaaagaaagagcaagcagGAAGGAACGAAGAAcagcaagaaagcagaagacatcaaagaagaaaacaaaagaggaaaaaaaaaggcaagaaaggcGAGATGAACGCAGGCCAAGGGGGCCGGCGCCCCGCTCGCTGGCTGCCCGGCGAGGCTGCTCCCGGCGAGGCTGCTGCCGTGGCGGCCCGGGCCGCGGCGATGCCCTTGCCCCGGCCGGGGCCCCTCCGGCGGCGAGCCGTGGGCCAgcgccccgcggggcccggcAGCACCAGGGAAGGGGCCCCGCCGGTGCCGGCGGCTGCGGGCCGTGCTCGGGGGACCGCCAGGGCAGCCCCGGAGGGcaggcggcgggcgggagggctCCGGTCCGTCCCCTGCGTCCCCGCAGCGGGCACGCCCGGGCCGCCCATCCcccgagcggggccgggagcgggctGATGCCGCCGCTCTCCTGCCGCCTCCTTCTCCGCCCCCCCACCCGTGCTGACATAAAAGGATCCTGCCCCCCAGCCGCCGGGCACTGCTTATGTCAGTGCCGGACGCTTACTTTCAACGCCAATGCACTGCTGGGTTAAGTAAGACATAACGGGaacaaaggaagaggaagatttgGGGGCTTTGGGGCCCTTTCATCACAAGCTTCGGGGCGAGCTGCAAGGTGGCTCCGGGGGGGAGCAGCTCCCCCCGGCCTGGCCAgaccctgccctcccctgcgGGCACCCAGCGCTCCTGATGCCAccggcagccccgctcccccgcggGCGCAGGGCCGCGTCCCCTCGGACGGGCTGTCCCGGGCGGAGAGCAAGGCGACTGCccacaggaaataaataaattagggTAGGGTTTGGGGGGGCAACATGACCCAATTAATAACTGGAAGAATACTTCTAGTGATCGCAGCCAAATAGAgactcttccccctccttcagaaagaaagcagaacttCCCGAACAACTAGAATGTCACCTCTTTCCCATATGATTTCGGTATTTAAATAATACAGGGAGATCTAAATTATTCTCAGAGAGAAGCGTTTACTATCTGACTAGAAgtgtaatttctattttatttttatcgTTTCATTGAATTTACTTTAAAGCTTGCAATAATTACagtttttttcacagaagaatatttttctgtcccCTAATATTAACCCTCCAACTAACAAGTCCTTATTTACAGTGCGGAGAAATATGTGGAAACCAAACTGGAATTATTGTGCATCACCACATTTTGTAAGTCATAAAAAgtctcattctttcctttttaaagcaaagcaaattttgAATTGTATCTCAAGCATATTTCTCAAATTTCAGTCATTAACCCCCCCAACAAATGCAGTTATTGCAATTTGCTATTAATAAAAAGATTACAAAATAATAACTGAAATGGATTTGTTAGATTTCGCTAAATGGTTAAACAGCCTAGAGGTAGGATGGAGAAACGTTGCTTATATCTGGACCTGTAGTGAGCTGAAGTGTTAAGATTTAGATTCCTTGACAAATCAGGAGTAAGTTTGAGggattaataataataataataataataataataataataataataataaacaacgTAAAAATCTTTCAAGCTATTCCTCCCAAATTTCATAATCCAATGAGACAAATCAACCTCACGATATGTTTACTGTAAAAATATCCTTAAAATAGCTGAGGTATTTCTCAGCTGAAGCTACTCGTAAGAGATTACAATCACCTTGATCAAAAAATCTCACCATTGCATGACATGTGAAAAGCATGCCTGAGACCAGCTCAGAACCAGGGCTGCGAGGCCAGTTGCAGACCTGGGTGTTTTTAGTAGGAGGAGACACGCCAAATGAGGGCCAGTATTGCTCCTTCCCCGTAACATaagcaaaagtattttgtaCTGCACTGATCAAAGAACATGCAGTTGAATACATCTAGCATGAATACATGTATCCCCCATGATGGAAACTGCATTTTGTTAAGgcatttttggcattttttcccaatatcTCAATTTCTACATGCACCCGGATAAAATGTAGAAGCAGGGTAAGTTGCAGggctttaataaaaatgagcCAACAAACTTAAATACCCTTCAGAAACATTAGAAATTGTAGCCATGAAAGATGCATGGCCCATTTGTAGCATGAAGGGAACATTTGTAATGTTTGTGTGAAGATCTCGCACCAACGGGCAACTGACGGGGAGCCGCCTCTGATGTGGTTTGAATGGGCAGAGGTTAATACGAGCAAAGATTGAAATTTTCTTTGGCAATATCATATGCTAACAAAATTAACTAACTTCCAGTGAGATAAAGCCTGTTCTCTAGCCCAGCAGAACAGACAGGGACATTACATCTACAAAACGTCTGTAACACAGGGAAAAGGACCATTGAGCTCAGGAGGATTTAAGTGCACACCAAGAGCTCTGACAAAGTTAGGCAAACAGTTCTCCTACACTTTTATTTCCAATGAATATTAGGCACTCAATATCGTGTCCATAAATATATCTCACACCGTATTAATATCAAATGCACTGTTTATGCTCAAGCCTGCAGATCAGAGATGATTAATAACCATTCCTCTGAATGATGTACacattcatatttaaatattcttcagCAGCTGTTACATTTTCACTGATACACAGAACACACTGATACGGGAAAGCGACTGGACCGTGCCGGGCATGAACTGCACGAGGGAGCTGCAACAGCACTTCTCCTTGGGATTCACAACTGTTCCTGTAAGTAAAGGTTTTCAGCACCAGGTCTGATTACATGATTGCACACCATTTTCCAGAGAAGCTTATAGTTCACACGCACCCAAAATTCCCATTCAGCAGGATTTTGCCTGTTTGCACAACCAGCAGTCTTGGCCAGTTGAAACAGTTCGCCTGCTCCAGTGAAATTGCTCACGGAAGGAGGATTTCAACTGAAAATCCACGTTAACCCTATAACTACACCTGTATTCTTCAGTCTGGGGTAACTGCGTGTGTGAAGGCAACTCACCTTTCCATCATTTGCAAAGGACATTTTATACGAAGTGTTATACACAATAAGCTGCTTTGGGACATAAGCCTTGAAAGCAAACCTGAATCCGTGTGAAGAGTAATTTGAGCTACAAAAGAAGAGCATTAAGGTAAGAAGCAACAGTATTTCCATATGCACCTGTAATCCACCatattttaataacatatttttacagtgcaaggaaaaaataacagaagtttcttcttttctgttctctaaagtataaatacagacagaaacTCACTTTTCAGAGTAAGACAGTCTTTTGGGTTCTCGGCCCACAATACTATTATTGAgcctgattttcaaaatgtgcttCCAAAAATGCTGTCTCAACCCAGACAAAAATAGATTGGACTCAAACTACCAGTCACTTTTGGAAATTCAGGTCATTAATCTAACTTGCAGGGATGTATGACTCGGTACCCACTGCTGTTAgctacttttttattatttggctTTGTGGTACATTTCTAATGATCGTAAATATGAGAGTAACTGCTATGTTGTTTTTTGCATGATAAAGGAATACAAAAGTATCTCCGTACACAGGCCTTTAAACCAATCCAACTAGATAATCGAGGCTGTTATTCCTGCCATGCATTTATGAACTACTCAAGTGTTTTTCTGTCAAACCTGCCTTTCCAAAGATGAATACCTGCCGCTACGTAAATTAACAATGTATGATTATTTACTACTTGTGGGCTAGTGATGAGGAAAGGAATACAATTTCTTCCCTGCAGCCACAGTATTTACCAGAGACGCTTTCAAAGGAGAGagcagaaataaacatttctacACTGTGGCAGTGGAGGTACATGATATGTGTTAAAAACTTAatggtgttttaaaaatttgaattctTGAGCACAACTTATTAAGAAGGGCAACAGGAAAGAATTAAAGTTGTAACGCGGTAGCGATTGTGGTAACGCATCCCCGTACATCGTAAATGGCAGAACTTCCCTGCAAATAGCATATACTGAGCTTTATCCTGTGGCTGCAGTTAGCTCCAGTGAGAACTTTCCTCAAGCAGAGATGGTAGTCACATGTCCCAGGTAAGACAGAAAAGAGCAGTTTACAGTACATGACTACCCACCCAGGGTCTGTGTCGGCAAGCTGGGTTCTGCCCTCctatctgcttttttctccctctctgggACTAATACCACTAATGTCTGGCAGCCTATTCCAAATCATGAGCTTAACATTTAATCTAATCTTCCAGTCTGGAGTCCAGTATGCTCTACTCAGGTAGAGGAACAGGGGATTACCACTACACAAAATTCAAGATCTTTTGGCATGACTGGAAACTACAGATCTTTCAGAGTTCACGCAGCCTGTGATCTCGCAGAGGTCAAAAAATTCGTGAAAGCTTCGGGCCTTTGTTTACTttcctgtttccatttcttGGCTGTAGCTGCTTGTGCCCCAGACTGTGTAATGTTGCACAGCAAAAATGTTGAGAATGCAGAGAAATGttgcacagcaaaaaaaaaaaaaaaaaaaagaaaaacgagtgcaagggaaaaaaaagaaggcagcagctTGTATTTCCCATGGTTTTCCCCATGGTGTTGTGGTATATCCCgccttctctgctttcccccagcGTGCCCCAAagcaccatttttttctgtaagatgcGTGGATAGCGTAACTGATGCATACCCCTTCAGCTGCATATCTCTATGTCTTTTTAAACAACTAAAAACACAAGTGTTCCGACTGAAATAGTTACAATAATAAAACGCCACCAGCCACAcggattttctctttttgttttttactgaacttttttttactgaaacttGAGCAAAGTTTGTCTTTGGACAAGCAATCTGTACACTCTCAAAGGAACCCAAAATACAAGTATAATACTGGGATTCTACAGTAGCCAGAAATGTATACAATGCATGATTTTTTCTGACTGGTACTGTGATGTGGATCCAGACTAATGCTCCTGAAACCAGTGGAGTTTTGCAAAATTTGCATAAGCAGCGAGAAGGATTTGGCATACGGTCAGACTGTCCATTTTAATTTggctctgaaatattttcaaatatacgGGTAGGAACTTGACATGTAATATGATCGTTCAATTGTGAATAAGCCTGAAAATCCTGTTTAGGCCTGTGATCTTCAACTTTTTGTAATGTGCCAACctctaaacattttaaagttgaCCCTCACGTAACAAATTTAAGCTTCTGATGATCgatttgcttttcttacttACCTTTTGCAGATCCTTTAGAAGTAGTCCATggatcccagctgaaaccattGGTTTagtcaaaatggaaaatactgtttacagaaaaaaggcaagaataaAACTATGAtgtggaaagaagagagaaagatggaGAATACATTTCTTACTGTAATCAGTATTTCAGGGCACAGCTACGTCATCGCTTCTGTTGTGACTGCAGCTCCTGTAAACATACCCGAGTTGGTGTGAGCTAGCTTGCTCGcccaggcagtgctggcagcacaTCTGCGACATCCAAGCGGCTCACTGCAGCCAGAAAGCCCGCAGGAGTAAAGCGAAGCGAGAGCTACACCATGAGCTCCAGCTGAGCTTCATGAGCACTCAGAGCTAGCTTCGGCATGTCTACACGAGATGGAGTTACAGCAGTGACTGCTGGGTGGGCTCATCTGAACTGCACGGTACCGGAGCTTACCTGATTGAATAGAAATGCTGATATGCATGCTGCATTTGCAGTAGAAGCACAAACAGGTAAATCATATATTGGTGCATATGATGTACACatgtacatattttatatatttatttttcttagaaaacatTGCTGCTGTTTATGTCCAttaatttacatatatttattctTACTACAGTATCATTTATAATAATACTTTCACTTCTATAGCACCTCCTCTTCAAGGATCTCCAATTGCTTAaaaactttaataaataaagcctCACATCTTGCCTGTGAGGTAGGTCAACGCTATTATCAAACTTTACAGATGCGTTAACTGAAGAACAGAGAGGTTAAGGccaaaattttcaaatgtttgtaCCTGAAGTCAACCATCTAAATTCTCATTTAGATGCTTAAATGAAAGTCTTGTGATTTTCTTTGGTGCAGAACATCCACAACTactgctgaagtcaacaggGGCTAATAGTCAGGCCTGATTTTAGGAGGCATACACCTTTTACACGGCTAACGAGCAACTCCAAGTTTGAAAACACTGGTCTAAATACATGAACCACCATCAGAGCCACAGTTGATCCCAGTAATTTATCTCCTCAGGGCCTTTATATTATGATATAGGACTTTTCAAAGGCTGGTGTGGATCTTTTTAAACAGACGTAAGTGACACAAAACTAATATACTCTTTCCACAAACTGTGTCCATCGTAACAGAGTCTGTATAAATACCGCtggggtttgtggggttttttgggggtcaGGGGGTTGTTTTTCACAGATTTGTGATAATCAAGACAATGCACAGTACATGTCACTTGTGCAGTCATAAAACACACATCTTCACCTGCTGTCTTTACATTTCTACACAGTAAATTCCTTTGCACTTGTGATAAATAGAAGTGGTCAAGTAAAGGTCTATTAAGAGGATACTTGTCAGAACATCATGCAGACAGCTTGCAAAATACACATACTAAaagatcacttttaaaattcttgaatTGTCAAGCACGAAAATAATTACCTCATTCCATTACAGTACTGTGTAGAAACACGGAATAAGCAGCATTATCTTATTCCCAATAGAATAGATTATAACAACTAATTAAGTTAAAAAACTTCAGGCACCAAATGAATTATCCTGCAACATAGAACAGTATCTATATAGAATGCTCTCCTTAATATACTACAAAACCAGCTGTATGgcaatgtttttccatttcatattATGAACATCTCGTCAgatttcaaagacatttttgatCTTCCAACctcacagaacaaaaatgttttctcctggCCTTTACAGAAACTCGtaacacagaagagaaacttACCAAGAGGGAAAACCACTGTCTTATTACAGCTACCTCGACCGAAAGTAAATGTTCAATACACAAATTATGCTACCGCATTCCACTTTTACAGTGATGCTGAAAGTCTGTACTTTAATGTGGGCTTTTCTCACTGTGCAAAAATTGAAATCAATGGCCAGTGAAATATTACTCTCTACCACAGGAGTCTCTTAGCTCTACCTTAGAGCTCCATTAATTAAATCATCTTCCATAAATTAAGTGTGCAATGTAGTGTTTCGGTCTCCCACATTAAATGCGAATTTCCAAGAATTAAATAACAAAGCTTCTTTTGAGCAACCAACAGAGGGTTCGATGGCCTTCtaataaaattataacaaaaCTGTACTCAATACATTGTAGGGAAACTTTGGCTCAGTCTCTTTAAGATAATACATTTCTGTTACAGCTTCTTCTATATGTACTCATAAAAGGGAGAACACAAAACGCATTTAACATTGTGATCCTGTTCTGCTCCTAACCACAGTGAATCTCTCCGATTATCTTCCAGGTGGGGGCAACAGCAAGCCAGTTTTCTTTAATCGAGATTGTGTCCTTCTGCATCAGGGAGCACAGAAACCAGGGTGCGCTCCTGACAGAGGCGGGGAGGGGCGCGTCCCCCAACCTCagagccccagctccccagggaggcCCTTTGAGACATCTTTGCCAGACAGAcgtgccctgccctgcccctgccctgcctccagAGCAGCCGGGCCCTCCGCAGCCCCTCGCCTGGTCACCCAGCAGACCACCCCCGCCACCTCGGACTCTGCCCGAGCCGCGGGGCTGGCCTGGCTGCCCACCATGCCACCGTGGCGGACCTGGGGCCTGTCACCGTGGCAGGGCCGGGGCTTGGGCCTGGGGCCTGCCACCACGGCAAGCCTGGGcctgggctctgccctgccgcccccccgccATCACGGCAGGACCGAGGCCCAGAGCTGGCCGGCCCGTTACCCCCAGGAGAGCCACGGCCTCACCCGTGTCCTCCTCCCGCCGCTGCCCACCCGCCTCTCGGCTGGGACGGGGCTAACACCAACCAAACCAGGGGTACCTGCGAGCAGGGGCCGCGGCCGAACCGCTCCCGGCCCTGGCAGGGCCGCCCGGCCGCGCTCTCCCTCACAGCGGCGCGCCGGGGGGCGGAAGCCGGGTCCCTTCACAGCCCGCTCCGCGCCTCCGCcctgcccagcccggcccggcccggcccggcccctcagcgcccgccgccgccgcccggctccgctccgctccgctccaCCGGCGCTATGTGTCGCTCCtgcgggcggccgccgcccggccccgcggggtgCCGTTGGCGGTCGCCCCGCcggtcgccgccgccgcctcgggcCGGTACTTGAGCCAGCAGATGAGCCACGTGACGACGACGGAGAAGAGGGCGAGGATGCTGGCCACCGACAGGCAGATGGGCCCCACCGGCGACGGCGAGGCCGAGGCGCCGGGCCCGGCGTCGCCGCCGTACTGGTTGACGAAGATGAGGCCGGTGAAGAGCAGCACCACCATAGAGAGGAAGGAGACGACGACGCACACGCAGCCGGCGCTCAGCGCCGCCCGCTTGCAGCTCTGGCAGCTCTCGTAGCCGCCGCCCGAggagcgcggcccggcccgcccggcgggggcgggggccggcggggcgagggcggccgccgcctcccgggcgcggggcgggcggcggggcggcagcggcggcaggcTGTCCTGGGGCAGCGGGTCGCGGGCCCGCAGCTgcggcgggcaggcggcggccAGCTTGGTGTTGACGGGGAGTCCGTGGACGCGGTGGTCGGGCAGCGCCGTGCGGTGGCGGCAGAGCGGGCAGGCCAGGGAGCCGCCGGCCGAccggccgggccccggccccggccccggccccggctcagCGGCGGAGGGCTGCTGGGCGGCCCGCAGGTGCAGCTGGCTCAGGCACTCCTGGCAGAAGGTGTGCAGGCACTCCAGCAGCTTGGGCGCCCGCCGCTCCAGGTCGAAGTAGTTGTAGCAGATCTTGCACTCGTAGTCCTCGTAGCtgggggcggccgccgccgcctcatcctcccgccgcccgccctgcccTACGCCGCCCTTCTGCGCCGGCTCGGCCATAACATCTCGCCGGAGGTGGGGACGGAGAGCCGCGGAAAGGCGGAGAGtcccgggccgcgccgcgccgcgcctgggaggcggccggggagccggggagccgcggccccgccgcctcctgGCCGCGCTCGCGGGCtgcggcgcggcccggcggggcgggagggagggcgggcgggagggcggcggccgCCTGCTTGCCTCCCCGTCttcgccgcccgcccgcccgccgcgctggcggctgccgggggctgctggcggctgccgcgggcggggggcgggatCGGCGGCGCCCGCCCCCGGGAGCGGCCGCcggtgcgcggcggcggggagcgcgtCCCGgtcggggcggcggcggggcccttCTGGCGGCCCGGCTCGCGTCCCCTGCGGCGCGGGCTcgcccggccccccgcgcccaGGAGCCGCTGGAGAGGCGTGCGGCAGCGCGGTCGGTGCAGCCGGGATGCCGCATCCGCACGGCTTCACGGCTGGCTGCACCCCGGCGGCGTGCCCGCCTCTGCGACGGCAAGTCGGGCTGCCGGGGTCGGgttttccccagcagccccgccgccctgccGGGGCGCCGCGGCGTGCTGCGGCCCCGGGTGCTGCGCTGGCTCTAGGAGACGCTCACCGGTGGAAAACGCCGGTAGCTTTCTAGTCctgaattgcatttttttaatcgTTCTATTGGTTTTAACAGTTTGTGAGGATTCCCCAAGGTGATTATGCGTTAGGACCAGCAGCTATGACTGCAAAACATTCGTTAGGCAGCGAACACTGCTAATCAAGAGTTAATATGGGAAGGCCCGTACGGGGGCAGGTTAACATCTGTTCGATACATTGCAGCTCGCAGGCAAACATGCATTTTGCTTGTCCTTGGGAAGAACCTTTGGTGCACGGTGATTTCCTTTCATTATGCACAGTGAAAGtaaaagctattttattatGGAAACCAGAGGCAGAAGGAGCTACTGGTGTTTTTATTTACATCCTGATGTTGCGTTTTGGGATTGAGAGCTTTTGCccagtttaattaaaaa contains the following coding sequences:
- the RNF228 gene encoding RING finger protein 228, with translation MAEPAQKGGVGQGGRREDEAAAAAPSYEDYECKICYNYFDLERRAPKLLECLHTFCQECLSQLHLRAAQQPSAAEPGPGPGPGPGRSAGGSLACPLCRHRTALPDHRVHGLPVNTKLAAACPPQLRARDPLPQDSLPPLPPRRPPRAREAAAALAPPAPAPAGRAGPRSSGGGYESCQSCKRAALSAGCVCVVVSFLSMVVLLFTGLIFVNQYGGDAGPGASASPSPVGPICLSVASILALFSVVVTWLICWLKYRPEAAAATGGATANGTPRGRAAAARRSDT